Proteins found in one Oreochromis niloticus isolate F11D_XX linkage group LG22, O_niloticus_UMD_NMBU, whole genome shotgun sequence genomic segment:
- the LOC102080144 gene encoding fMet-Leu-Phe receptor-like: MFPNDSLPTNTVKLSKDDQETMVGISAIMDNVRTILFALTAVLGITGNSVVIWVAGFKFKPKVTNVWLVNLAIADLIFCFTRVFTLTEKLFFQHFSFGLFVCKLNAFFKYTNMFCSVFLLAVISLDRVLCVWQPVLTKRRRTLWAARVVAVCIWIAAMLFSIPYFIHHQVSLGKKNLSTCCLHPKEKGYNSTKVALYFIHFLCGFIFPFIVILVCYILAAVGIQRTRLSGKSRPLRILACLVIAFFLCWAPYHCLLLVKMVDSKSALLKIWYPVAEGVACFNSCVNPLLYFCMGLKVSEGFRQSLIRVYKRGLADDIDGQMTHSVDRSLD, translated from the exons ATGTTTCCCAATGACTCTCTGCCCACCAACACAGTCAAGCTTTCTAAAGATGACCAGGAAACTATGGTGGGCATCAGTGCCATCATGGATAATGTCAGAACCATTCTCTTTGCACTGACTGCTGTGCTCGGCATCACAGGAAACTCTGTGGTCATCTGGGTGGCTGGATTCAAATTTAAG CCAAAGGTCACCAACGTGTGGCTGGTGAATCTGGCGATAGCAGACCTGATCTTCTGCTTCACACGAGTTTTCACTCTTACTGAGAAGCTCTTCTTTCAGCACTTTTCTTTCGGCCTCTTCGTCTGCAAGTTAAACGCCTTCTTCAAATACACCAACATGTTCTGCTCTGTCTTCCTGCTGGCTGTGATCAGTCTGGATCGAGTGCTTTGTGTCTGGCAACCTGTCCTCACAAAGCGTCGTCGCACCCTGTGGGCAGCGAGGGTGGTGGCAGTCTGTATCTGGATTGCAGCGATGCTCTTCAGCATTCCTTACTTCATCCATCACCAAGTCTCCCTGGGCAAGAAGAACCTGAGTACGTGCTGTCTTCATCCAAAAGAGAAGGGGTACAACAGCACCAAAGTTGCTCTCTACTTCATCCACTTCCTGTGCGGCTTCATATTTCCCTTCATAGTGATTCTGGTCTGTTACATCCTGGCTGCTGTGGGAATCCAACGCACTCGCCTGTCAGGGAAGTCCCGCCCTCTGCGTATACTAGCATGTTTGGTTATTGCCTTCTTCCTGTGCTGGGCGCCTTACCACTGCCTCTTACTGGTGAAGATGGTGGACAGTAAAAGCGCTCTGTTGAAAATCTGGTACCCTGTAGCAGAGGGTGTTGCCTGCTTCAACAGCTGTGTGAACCCGCTGTTATACTTCTGCATGGGGCTAAAAGTCAGTGAGGGATTTAGACAGAGTCTGATAAGAGTTTATAAAAGAGGCCTGGCAGATGACATAGATGGCCAGATGACTCACTCCGTTGATCGCTCTTTGGATTAA
- the LOC102080229 gene encoding major histocompatibility complex class I-related gene protein, with amino-acid sequence MAVFLLLLFCSVSSAVKHSLEYLITASSGVPNIPEYMGAMMLDGVQIGYCDSITKRVEPRQDWLKEMLENDTELLEMYTRQCFVIQPNTFGNHISSLKEQFQQSEGVHILQMREGCEWDEKTGEETGFLQYSYNGEDFVEIDLKTLTWIALKPEAAITKQKWDADSVRTNVNKNLFTNIYPKWIKKVLSYGKGSQQRTVFSSVSLLQKSSSSPVSCHATGFCPNRGLLFWRKDGKEIHEGVNPGEILPNNDGTFQISVDLNVSSVKPEDWRRYDCVFQFSDVEDIIVTKLDKPVIRTNRGKNKISNDQETLPDMMIPVIAIVAATVVVFILVAAVGFVVNKKKKGGQDAGAYSMSHNTARGSTEQTSLSQS; translated from the exons ATGGCTGTATTTTTATTGCTTCTATTTTGTTCTGTATCATCTGCAG TGAAACACTCACTGGAGTATCTCATCACTGCATCTTCTGGAGTCCCAAACATCCCAGAGTATATGGGTGCTATGATGCTTGATGGCGTTCAGATAGGTTACTGTGACAGCATCACCAAGAGAGTGGAACCAAGACAGGACTGGTTGAAGGAGATGTTAGAAAATGACACTGAGCTGTTGGAGATGTACACTCGACAGTGCTTTGTGATTCAACCAAATACCTTTGGAAATCATATTTCAAGTTTGAAGGAGCAGTTCCAACAGAGTGAAG gtgTTCACATTTTACAGATGAGAGAAGGCTGTGAATGGGATGAAAAAACTGGAGAGGAGACTGGATTTTTGCAGTACAGTTACAACGGAGAAGACTTTGTTGAGATTGATCTGAAGACACTGACATGGATCGCACTGAAACCAGAAGCTGCCATTACTAAACAGAAATGGGATGCTGACAGTGTTAGAACAAATGTCAACAAAAACCTTTTCACTAACATTTATCCAAAGTGGATAAAGAAGGTTTTGTCCTATGGAAAAGGCTCCCAGCAGAGAACAG TTTTTTCCTCAGTGTCTCTGCTCCAGAAGTCGTCCTCCTCTCCAGTCAGCTGCCACGCTACAGGTTTCTGTCCTAACAGAGGTCTGCTGTTCTGGAGGAAAGATGGAAAGGAGATCCATGAAGGTGTGAATCCTGGAGAGATCCTCCCCAATAATGATGGGACCTTCCAGATAAGTGTTGATCTGAATGTTTCATCAGTCAAACCTGAAGACTGGAGAAGATAcgactgtgtgtttcagttctCCGATGTTGAGGACATCATTGTCACCAAACTGGATAAACCCGTGATTAGAACCAACAGgggtaaaaacaaaatcagtaaTGATCAAG AGACGCTCCCTGACATGATGATCCCCGTCATTGCCATTGTAGCTGCTACAGTGGTTGTTTTCATCCTTGTGGCTGCTGTTGGATTTGTTgttaacaaaaagaagaaag GGGGACAGGACGCTGGAGCCTATTCCATGAGTCATAATACTGCAAGAGGAAGTACTGAACAgaccagtctgtcacagagctaa
- the LOC100691127 gene encoding major histocompatibility complex class I-related gene protein produces MTLILLLLFCSVSSPVRHSLINYFTGSAGAPNVTQFVGVAVVDGVEAVYCDSSNKILEPRQDWVKKVFDNDSQLLEWYKHECFNIQPSAFRARIISLKQQFNQSEGFHILQTRTGCEWEENTGEKSGFLKYGYDGEDFLELDLNTLSWASLKPEAEATKQSWDADRNRTKLNEVFLTDICPERLKSFLDCGNSSLQRTVPPSVSLLQKTPSSPVSCHATGFYPDRAVMFWRKDGEKVHEGVEIGDILPNDDGTFQMSVNLNVSSFTPEECSRFDCVFQFSDVEKIIVTKLNKTLIRTNWKEKMTKEKSSNRAITVIVVLLVFILVAVAGFAFYKKKKEKHFTPSAVNICELSEGKNEVTT; encoded by the exons ATGACTTTAAtcttgctgcttcttttttgttctgtttcatctccag TGAGACACTCGCTGATAAACTACTTCACCGGATCTGCTGGAGCCCCAAATGTCACACAGTTTGTGGGTGTTGCTGTGGTTGATGGCGTTGAGGCAGTTTACTGTGACAGCAGCAACAAGATACTGGAACCAAGACAGGACTGGGTGAAGAAAGTATTTGATAATGACTCTCAGCTGTTGGAGTGGTACAAACACGAGTGCTTTAACATTCAGCCAAGCGCCTTCAGAGCGCGGATTATTAGTTTGAAACAGCAGTTCAACCAAAGTGAAG gttttcACATCTTACAGACTAGAACGGGCTGTGAATGGGAGGAAAACACTGGAGAGAAGTCTGGCTTTTTGAAGTATGGCTATGATGGAGAAGACTTTCTAGAACTGGATCTGAACACACTGTCGTGGGCTTCACTGAAACCAGAGGCTGAGGCTACCAAACAGAGCTGGGATGCTGAcaggaacagaacaaaactaaaTGAAGTCTTCCTCACTGACATCTGTCCAGAGCGGCTGAAATcatttttggactgtgggaacaGCTCCCTGCAGAGAACAG TTCCTCCTTCAGTGTCTCTCCTCCAGAAGACTCCCTCCTCTCCAGTCAGCTGCCACGCTACGGGTTTCTACCCCGACAGAGCCGTGATGTTCTGGAGGAAAGATGGAGAGAAGGTTCATGAAGGTGTAGAGATAGGAGATATCCTCCCCAACGATGATGGGACCTTCCAGATGAGTGTTAATCTGAATGTTTCATCATTCACACCTGAAGAGTGCAGCAGATTTGATTGTGTGTTTCAGTTCTCTGATGTGGAGAAGATCATTGTCACAAAACTCAATAAAACATTGATCCGAACAAACTGGAaggaaaaaatgacaaaag AGAAGTCCTCCAACAGGGCCATCACTGTCATTGTTGTTCTTCTTGTTTTCATCCTCGTTGCTGTCGCTGGATTTGCTTtttacaaaaagaagaaag AAAAACACTTTACACCTT CTGCTGTCAACATCTGTGAACTCTCTGAGGGAAAGAATGAAGTCACCACATAA